One genomic segment of Bacillota bacterium includes these proteins:
- a CDS encoding ACT domain-containing protein has protein sequence MPVKQISVFLENKCGRLASVTRALGNRDINIRAFSIADTTDFGILRLIVNRPEEAYQALRDEGFTVSITEVIAVQIPDRPGGLADVLELMQEAGVNIEYMYAFIEKVSRDALAVFRVENVEVALKLMKEKGIQVLSGNEVYNL, from the coding sequence ATGCCGGTTAAGCAGATTTCTGTTTTTTTGGAAAATAAGTGTGGCAGGCTGGCCAGTGTGACCAGGGCGCTTGGGAACCGCGATATTAACATCAGAGCCTTTTCGATTGCGGATACAACAGATTTCGGCATTTTACGCCTGATCGTGAACCGACCTGAAGAGGCCTATCAAGCACTCCGGGATGAAGGATTTACTGTAAGCATTACAGAGGTAATTGCCGTCCAAATACCGGACAGACCCGGGGGGTTGGCGGATGTACTTGAGTTAATGCAGGAGGCAGGGGTAAATATTGAATACATGTATGCATTTATAGAAAAAGTTTCACGGGACGCCCTTGCTGTATTCAGAGTTGAAAATGTAGAGGTTGCTTTAAAGCTAATGAAAGAAAAGGGAATCCAGGTGCTCAGCGGCAATGAAGTCTATAATCTATAG
- the rsmH gene encoding 16S rRNA (cytosine(1402)-N(4))-methyltransferase RsmH, which produces MAELEHKPVLLAETLEMLAVREGGIYVDCTLGAGGHAREILASAGRGGRLIGIDKDQGALDRAREVLAPFPGQVTYVARDFRYLQDILRELEIFQVDGILFDLGVSTFQVLDPQRGFSYVYDAPLDMRMDQTGKITASDLVNNLNEKELAGLIFRYGEEKWARRIASMIVARRKKAPIKTTGQLVEIIKTAIPAPARRRGPHPAKRTFQALRIAVNDELTGLTQGLQAGIPFLGPGGRIVVISFHSLEDRIVKNIFRDFASPCICTHQENLTCQKGILRVLTKKPLTPAAREVKLNPRARSAKLRAAERIVPVAGVLSS; this is translated from the coding sequence GTGGCTGAGCTTGAGCATAAACCCGTCCTCTTGGCGGAAACCCTTGAAATGCTTGCAGTTCGTGAGGGAGGAATTTATGTTGACTGCACCCTGGGAGCAGGTGGTCACGCACGGGAGATTCTCGCCAGTGCAGGCCGCGGGGGGCGTTTGATTGGTATAGATAAAGATCAAGGTGCTTTAGACCGGGCACGGGAAGTACTGGCTCCATTTCCCGGCCAGGTTACTTACGTGGCGCGGGATTTCCGGTATCTTCAAGATATTTTAAGAGAACTGGAAATTTTTCAGGTTGATGGGATTTTGTTTGACCTGGGAGTTTCTACTTTTCAAGTTCTCGATCCCCAGCGGGGGTTTAGTTACGTGTACGATGCTCCGCTGGATATGCGGATGGACCAGACAGGAAAAATAACCGCTTCAGACTTGGTTAACAACCTTAATGAAAAAGAATTGGCCGGTTTAATTTTTCGCTATGGTGAGGAAAAATGGGCGCGTAGGATTGCTTCTATGATTGTGGCGCGCCGCAAGAAAGCTCCGATTAAAACTACCGGTCAACTTGTGGAGATTATTAAGACCGCCATCCCTGCGCCGGCCCGCCGCAGGGGTCCCCACCCGGCAAAGCGTACTTTTCAGGCACTCCGCATCGCAGTAAATGACGAACTAACCGGACTCACCCAGGGCCTGCAGGCCGGAATTCCCTTTTTGGGACCAGGGGGGAGGATCGTAGTTATTTCATTTCACTCTTTGGAAGACCGGATCGTTAAAAACATTTTCCGAGATTTTGCCTCTCCCTGTATTTGCACTCATCAAGAAAATCTTACCTGTCAAAAGGGTATTTTACGCGTTTTAACCAAAAAGCCCCTGACACCGGCGGCTCGCGAAGTCAAACTTAACCCGAGGGCCCGGAGTGCAAAGTTACGGGCCGCTGAACGAATCGTTCCCGTTGCGGGTGTACTATCAAGTTAA
- the hisS gene encoding histidine--tRNA ligase, which yields MVKAPRGTKDLLPGEIEKWHYLEKTARELCRIYGYQEIRTPIFEHTELFMRGIGEETDIVQKEMYTFDDRGGRNITLRPEGTAPVVRAYLEHHLQAQPQPLKLYYLGPMFRYDRPQAGRFRQFHQFGFEVFGSHDPAVDAEVISLTRDFLVKLGLTGLQVELNSVGCPACRPSFTEALRAFFLPYQDSLCSFCQGRLERNPLRLLDCKIPECREIGKDAPAVLDYLCDDCSAQFLKVQRYLRAMAVPCQVNARLVRGLDYYTRTVFEVSLEALGTQIALAGGGRYNNLVEACGGEPTPGIGVALGLERVLLALEKMGVKLPLEAPKPIFVATVGEELSWQLSQEALRLVTELRRAGYPADKDYLGRSLKAQLRFAGRLGARYVIIMGEKELHEGNYILKDMQDGTQFILRGEGLFSFFKDIRSGEEGKWKASEN from the coding sequence ATGGTAAAAGCACCCCGGGGGACAAAAGATCTATTGCCAGGCGAGATCGAAAAGTGGCATTACCTGGAAAAAACAGCCCGGGAACTTTGCAGAATCTATGGTTATCAAGAAATCAGGACTCCGATTTTTGAGCATACCGAACTTTTCATGCGTGGGATCGGAGAAGAAACAGATATCGTTCAAAAAGAAATGTATACTTTTGACGACCGGGGGGGAAGAAATATCACGCTTCGCCCTGAGGGGACTGCCCCGGTAGTAAGGGCGTATCTCGAGCATCATCTTCAAGCCCAGCCCCAGCCTCTCAAGCTGTACTACCTGGGTCCCATGTTTCGTTACGACCGCCCTCAAGCCGGTCGCTTCCGTCAGTTCCACCAATTTGGTTTTGAAGTTTTTGGGAGCCATGATCCCGCTGTGGATGCAGAAGTAATCTCTCTTACGAGGGACTTTCTGGTAAAGCTCGGTTTGACCGGACTCCAGGTGGAGTTGAACAGCGTTGGTTGTCCCGCTTGCAGGCCTTCCTTTACAGAAGCCCTGAGAGCATTCTTTTTGCCTTATCAGGACTCGCTGTGTTCTTTTTGCCAGGGGCGTTTGGAGCGCAACCCTTTGCGTTTGCTGGACTGTAAAATTCCTGAATGCCGGGAGATTGGAAAGGATGCGCCTGCAGTTCTGGATTATTTATGTGATGACTGCAGCGCTCAATTTTTAAAAGTGCAGAGATACCTCCGGGCCATGGCTGTTCCTTGTCAAGTGAACGCCAGGCTTGTACGGGGGCTTGACTACTATACCCGGACAGTTTTTGAAGTTTCTCTTGAGGCGCTTGGGACGCAAATCGCTCTTGCCGGGGGAGGGCGTTATAATAACCTGGTTGAAGCATGCGGGGGTGAACCAACGCCTGGAATTGGCGTTGCTCTTGGCTTGGAACGTGTCCTGCTTGCCCTCGAAAAAATGGGGGTCAAACTCCCGCTCGAAGCGCCAAAACCTATTTTTGTTGCCACAGTAGGGGAAGAGCTTTCCTGGCAATTAAGCCAGGAGGCGCTCCGTCTTGTTACTGAATTGAGGCGTGCCGGGTACCCGGCAGATAAAGATTATTTAGGACGGAGTTTAAAGGCGCAGCTGAGGTTTGCGGGAAGATTAGGAGCGCGTTATGTCATTATTATGGGCGAAAAGGAGTTACATGAGGGGAATTATATCCTGAAAGATATGCAGGATGGAACCCAGTTTATCCTCCGTGGTGAGGGACTCTTTAGTTTTTTTAAGGACATAAGGAGCGGGGAGGAAGGAAAGTGGAAAGCATCGGAGAATTAA
- a CDS encoding phenylacetate--CoA ligase yields the protein MPRDELRALQEERLRSTVERVYYEVPFYRRALQERGLGPHDVQSLDDLTKLPFTTKEDLRDNYPYGLFAVPLSEVVRLHASSGTTGKPVVVGYTRHDLEIWAEVMARALTCCGATKHSMIHNAYGYGLFTGGLGIHYGAERIGASVIPVSGGHTKRQVMIMKDFGSTILTCTPSYALYLAEVIEEVGISKEDLKLKGGLFGAEPWSENMRSQIEARLGLMALDIYGLSEIIGPGVAVECPVKRGLHIFEDHFLPEIIDPDTGEQLPPGTTGELVITTITKEALPLLRYRTRDITAMIPGSCPCGRTHVKMERIKGRTDDMLVIRGVNVFPSQIEEVLFRISHTEPHYLIIVERREQLDELEVWVEVSESVFSDEVRKLERLEHQIAREIEDILGISVKVKLVEPKTIERSEGKAKRVIDRRQL from the coding sequence ATGCCTCGTGACGAGTTGCGCGCTCTGCAAGAGGAGCGCTTGCGAAGCACGGTGGAGCGGGTTTACTACGAAGTACCCTTTTACCGCCGCGCTTTACAGGAAAGGGGTTTGGGGCCTCATGACGTCCAATCCCTTGATGATTTAACCAAACTCCCGTTCACAACGAAAGAAGATCTCCGGGATAATTACCCCTACGGACTTTTTGCCGTGCCGTTAAGCGAAGTGGTAAGGCTACATGCATCTTCAGGCACAACGGGGAAGCCAGTGGTGGTAGGTTATACGCGGCACGATCTGGAAATTTGGGCCGAAGTAATGGCCCGCGCTCTTACCTGCTGCGGGGCAACAAAGCATTCAATGATCCACAACGCTTATGGTTACGGCCTCTTCACAGGAGGCCTGGGGATCCATTACGGCGCGGAGCGGATAGGGGCTTCGGTGATACCCGTATCGGGTGGACACACGAAGCGTCAGGTCATGATTATGAAAGACTTTGGAAGCACGATTCTCACCTGCACTCCCTCCTATGCCCTTTATTTAGCGGAAGTAATAGAAGAAGTGGGGATCTCTAAAGAGGATCTGAAGCTCAAAGGAGGGCTCTTCGGGGCCGAGCCCTGGTCCGAAAATATGAGGTCCCAGATTGAGGCACGCCTGGGCCTTATGGCTCTGGATATTTACGGGCTCAGCGAAATTATCGGGCCGGGTGTTGCTGTAGAGTGTCCTGTGAAACGAGGTCTGCACATTTTTGAAGACCACTTTTTGCCGGAGATTATCGATCCTGACACTGGGGAACAACTTCCCCCTGGTACAACCGGAGAATTGGTAATCACGACCATTACAAAAGAGGCCCTTCCTTTGTTGCGTTACCGAACCCGGGATATTACTGCGATGATCCCCGGTTCTTGCCCCTGTGGTCGCACCCACGTAAAGATGGAGAGAATTAAGGGGCGTACCGATGATATGCTGGTAATAAGAGGGGTTAACGTTTTCCCCTCGCAAATTGAGGAGGTTCTTTTCCGCATCAGTCATACGGAACCCCACTATTTAATCATCGTAGAGCGACGCGAACAACTGGACGAGTTGGAGGTTTGGGTAGAAGTTTCGGAATCTGTTTTTTCCGACGAGGTAAGGAAGCTCGAACGTTTAGAGCATCAAATTGCGCGGGAAATTGAAGATATTTTGGGAATTTCCGTGAAGGTTAAACTGGTTGAACCAAAAACCATTGAACGTAGTGAGGGTAAGGCGAAGCGGGTTATTGACCGTCGCCAGCTTTAA
- the mraZ gene encoding division/cell wall cluster transcriptional repressor MraZ produces MFIGEHHHTVDGKGRLILPAKFRAHLGERCIATRGLDHCLFVFPLEEWRSLEQKLRNLPLTKPEARAFSRFFFSGATECELDGQGRVLIPPSLRTYAGINREVVIIGVSTRLEIWAKERWLDYCTRAEETYEELAEKMGEGVATGG; encoded by the coding sequence GTGTTTATCGGCGAGCATCACCATACCGTTGATGGAAAAGGCCGATTAATCCTTCCGGCGAAGTTCCGTGCTCATCTTGGGGAGCGCTGTATTGCGACGCGCGGTCTGGACCATTGCCTTTTTGTATTTCCTTTAGAAGAATGGCGCTCTCTTGAGCAAAAACTACGCAATTTACCTTTGACCAAACCCGAAGCAAGGGCATTTTCCCGTTTCTTTTTTTCAGGGGCAACGGAATGTGAGTTAGATGGGCAGGGCCGGGTTCTAATTCCTCCTTCACTTCGCACATATGCTGGGATTAACAGAGAAGTGGTGATCATCGGTGTTTCCACGAGGCTCGAAATCTGGGCAAAAGAAAGGTGGCTGGATTACTGTACGAGGGCCGAAGAAACTTACGAAGAATTAGCCGAAAAAATGGGGGAGGGTGTTGCCACCGGTGGCTGA
- the dtd gene encoding D-aminoacyl-tRNA deacylase has product MRAVVQRVSRAWVKVGGNEAGSIGRGLVILVGVANGDLSDDALFLAEKILNLRIFPDEAGKFNYSVKDLQGEILAVSQFTLLGDCRKGRRPSFTEAALPSDALPLYEEFLEVLSESGLRIVTGEFGAMMEVGIVNEGPVTILLDSKKKF; this is encoded by the coding sequence GTGCGCGCTGTTGTGCAGAGAGTAAGCCGGGCATGGGTGAAGGTAGGGGGAAATGAAGCTGGTTCCATTGGACGGGGACTTGTTATTTTGGTTGGAGTTGCGAATGGCGATCTTTCAGATGACGCCCTTTTTCTGGCCGAAAAAATTTTAAATTTAAGGATTTTTCCTGACGAGGCAGGAAAGTTTAACTATTCGGTAAAGGATCTCCAGGGAGAAATCCTGGCCGTTTCGCAATTTACCCTTCTCGGCGATTGCCGCAAAGGGAGGCGTCCCAGCTTTACGGAGGCCGCATTGCCCTCTGATGCCCTCCCGTTGTATGAAGAATTCCTTGAAGTCCTCTCGGAGAGCGGACTTCGAATTGTGACAGGGGAGTTCGGCGCGATGATGGAGGTTGGAATCGTGAACGAGGGCCCCGTAACCATTCTGCTGGACAGTAAAAAGAAATTTTAA
- a CDS encoding ATP-dependent Clp protease proteolytic subunit yields the protein MTPFDFFWIFLILVSFIPMIKQRHINATRLRLFKKIEEKRKSRVISLIHRQESLSFLGIPLSRYIDIEDSEQLLRAIRLTPDDMPIDLILHTPGGLVLAAEQIAYALRKHPAKVTVFVPHYAMSGGTLIALAADEIVMDENAVLGPVDPQLGRYPAVSILQTIEQKDRNKIEDETLILADIARKAVRQVEETLRTILRDKMNEEEANRVAKVFTEGKWTHDYPITAEFLRELGLPVSTELPKEVYLLMDLYPQPPQRRPSVQFVPLPYGRREQNGDT from the coding sequence ATGACTCCATTTGACTTCTTTTGGATCTTCCTGATCCTGGTGAGTTTCATTCCCATGATTAAGCAACGCCATATAAATGCCACCAGGTTACGGTTGTTCAAAAAGATCGAAGAAAAGCGAAAATCCCGGGTCATCAGCCTGATTCACCGTCAGGAATCGTTGAGTTTTTTGGGAATTCCTTTGAGCCGGTACATCGATATTGAGGATTCCGAACAGCTTTTACGTGCCATCAGGCTGACTCCCGATGATATGCCAATCGACCTGATTCTTCATACTCCAGGCGGTCTTGTTCTGGCGGCAGAACAAATTGCCTACGCTTTACGGAAACATCCTGCCAAGGTTACTGTTTTTGTTCCTCATTATGCCATGTCAGGAGGAACTCTCATTGCTCTTGCTGCAGATGAAATTGTCATGGACGAGAATGCTGTGCTGGGCCCGGTTGATCCGCAGTTGGGGAGATACCCGGCTGTTTCAATATTACAGACGATCGAGCAAAAAGACCGCAATAAGATTGAAGACGAGACCCTCATCCTGGCGGATATTGCTCGAAAGGCAGTCCGGCAGGTGGAAGAAACATTACGAACCATTCTCAGGGATAAAATGAACGAAGAAGAAGCAAACCGGGTTGCGAAGGTTTTTACTGAAGGAAAGTGGACCCACGATTACCCGATTACTGCCGAGTTTTTACGGGAACTGGGGCTTCCGGTCAGTACAGAACTTCCAAAAGAGGTTTATCTCTTAATGGATCTTTATCCCCAACCTCCCCAGCGCCGACCCTCGGTTCAGTTTGTCCCTCTTCCCTATGGAAGACGCGAACAGAATGGCGACACTTAA
- the aspS gene encoding aspartate--tRNA ligase, with the protein MESIGELRRTHGCGVLRARHAGQDVVLMGWVQRRRDHGGVIFLDIRDRSGIVQVVLSPDLEADAFNKGQVVRPECVVAVRGKVRQRPPGTENPNMATGEVEVTVADLRVLNLAKPLPFYPNEAADVDEALRLRYRYLDLRRPECWEAFAFRHQATRVVREFLSEREFLEIETPMLTRSTPEGARDYLVPSRIYPGRFYALPQSPQLFKQILMIAGFERYFQFARCFRDEDLRADRQPEFTQLDLEMSFVSEEEILGLMEQMLAELFRQVLDKELEIPFPRLTYQEALTCYGSDQPDLRFGMRIIDVSRIGETSSCQVFARAVKEGGAVKGIRVPGSGAHFSRRALDELAKLVVSWGARGLAWFLLGDGEIKSPLAKLFTPQELKDLVRHMEGNPGDLLLFIADQKDVAERVLGQLRLELAKQLDLAGPQPFSFVWITDFPLLEYDEDEKRYEAVHHPFTAPCEADLPFLETAPEKVRARAYDLILNGTEIGGGSIRNHRRDLQERIFQIIGLTTGEISEKFGFLLEALDYGAPPHGGIAFGFDRLMMLMLGRETIRDVIAFPKTQSATCLLTQAPAPVTPKQLQELHLVCREKILK; encoded by the coding sequence GTGGAAAGCATCGGAGAATTAAGACGCACTCATGGGTGTGGTGTACTTCGCGCCCGGCATGCAGGTCAAGATGTGGTTTTAATGGGTTGGGTCCAAAGGAGACGCGACCACGGAGGGGTAATATTTCTGGACATCAGGGATCGGAGTGGGATCGTCCAGGTGGTTTTGAGCCCTGATTTAGAAGCAGACGCTTTTAACAAGGGCCAGGTAGTACGTCCCGAATGTGTGGTTGCGGTCCGGGGAAAGGTACGCCAGCGCCCTCCCGGCACGGAGAACCCAAACATGGCAACCGGTGAGGTTGAAGTGACCGTGGCGGACCTCCGGGTATTGAACCTTGCAAAACCGCTTCCTTTTTACCCCAATGAGGCTGCTGATGTAGATGAAGCGCTTCGCTTGCGCTATCGTTATCTTGATCTCCGGCGTCCTGAATGTTGGGAGGCCTTTGCGTTCAGGCATCAGGCAACGAGGGTAGTGAGGGAGTTTTTATCAGAACGGGAGTTCCTGGAAATAGAAACCCCGATGCTCACCCGGAGCACACCCGAGGGGGCACGGGACTACCTCGTACCGAGCCGGATCTATCCCGGGCGCTTTTACGCGCTTCCGCAATCACCGCAACTATTTAAACAAATTCTGATGATAGCCGGCTTTGAGCGTTATTTCCAATTTGCGAGGTGCTTTCGGGATGAAGATCTCAGGGCGGACCGCCAACCTGAGTTTACTCAATTGGATCTGGAAATGTCTTTTGTAAGTGAAGAAGAAATTTTGGGTTTAATGGAGCAAATGCTTGCAGAGCTTTTCCGCCAGGTACTTGATAAAGAATTGGAGATACCCTTTCCTCGCTTAACATACCAGGAAGCTCTCACTTGTTATGGAAGCGATCAACCGGATTTACGTTTCGGGATGAGGATCATCGATGTTTCTCGAATTGGAGAAACCAGTTCCTGCCAGGTTTTTGCCAGGGCCGTGAAAGAAGGAGGGGCCGTGAAAGGGATCCGGGTTCCCGGGAGCGGCGCTCACTTTTCACGCCGCGCCCTCGATGAGCTTGCAAAACTGGTTGTGAGTTGGGGCGCGCGGGGGCTTGCATGGTTTCTTTTAGGAGACGGGGAGATCAAGTCTCCGCTTGCAAAGTTATTCACTCCCCAAGAATTAAAGGATCTGGTCAGGCACATGGAAGGGAACCCGGGGGACCTTCTCCTGTTCATCGCCGACCAGAAGGATGTAGCCGAAAGGGTCCTCGGGCAATTGCGGCTTGAACTCGCAAAGCAATTGGATTTAGCCGGCCCTCAACCCTTTTCCTTTGTCTGGATCACCGATTTTCCACTTCTTGAATACGATGAAGACGAAAAGCGGTATGAAGCAGTTCACCATCCTTTTACGGCTCCTTGCGAAGCTGATCTTCCTTTCTTAGAAACGGCCCCGGAAAAGGTAAGAGCAAGAGCGTACGATCTGATTTTGAACGGTACTGAAATTGGCGGCGGAAGCATTAGAAACCACCGGCGGGATTTGCAGGAAAGAATTTTTCAGATCATTGGACTTACGACCGGTGAAATCAGCGAAAAGTTCGGTTTTCTTCTAGAAGCGCTTGATTACGGAGCTCCTCCGCACGGGGGAATCGCCTTTGGTTTTGACCGCCTGATGATGTTGATGTTGGGACGCGAAACAATCCGTGATGTAATTGCTTTTCCTAAAACCCAGAGCGCAACCTGTCTCTTGACGCAGGCACCTGCTCCCGTTACGCCAAAGCAGCTTCAGGAACTCCATCTTGTTTGCCGGGAGAAAATACTTAAATAG
- a CDS encoding M28 family peptidase, with the protein MLLFLGTGFLMWSLARVFPGTRQPDAYGRASGESGDFAFFHVQKLSSSYFHGRAPGTQGGNRAAQYLAGQFQKFGLKPGGERGTYYQTVEGPSFKLVRQDYRWKPQVLEERALESENVLGFLGPGEISPEKSTIIVSAHYDHLGTLNGDFFPGANDNASGLGVLLEVARVLGNRATVPKHQVLFAAWTFEEEGLYGSTFFTSAFPFHKVQAVINLDSLGNGAPRDFLLWTHQAENPLIPLVTRTGDRLGLRFRSRVLSPDTPHTSDHQPFGERGIPAVTILSPNWLERNHTLRDTKDQININKLENATKLVIGVLEELAY; encoded by the coding sequence TTGCTGCTTTTCTTGGGCACGGGATTTCTTATGTGGTCTCTAGCCCGGGTGTTTCCCGGCACCCGGCAGCCCGACGCTTACGGTAGAGCTTCCGGGGAGTCGGGGGATTTTGCTTTTTTTCATGTGCAGAAATTATCCTCTTCCTACTTTCACGGTCGCGCGCCGGGTACGCAAGGAGGAAACCGGGCAGCACAGTACCTGGCGGGCCAGTTTCAAAAGTTCGGCCTTAAGCCGGGAGGCGAAAGAGGAACATATTATCAAACCGTAGAAGGGCCTTCCTTTAAATTAGTAAGACAGGATTATCGCTGGAAGCCGCAGGTTCTGGAAGAGCGAGCACTGGAAAGCGAGAATGTTTTGGGATTTCTGGGGCCCGGGGAGATAAGCCCCGAGAAAAGTACAATTATTGTCTCGGCTCATTATGATCATTTAGGAACGCTAAACGGGGATTTTTTTCCGGGTGCAAACGACAATGCTTCCGGGTTGGGGGTATTGTTAGAGGTCGCGAGGGTTTTGGGAAACCGTGCAACCGTTCCAAAGCATCAAGTCCTTTTTGCAGCCTGGACCTTTGAAGAGGAGGGGCTTTACGGTTCCACCTTTTTTACGTCAGCTTTTCCTTTCCATAAAGTTCAGGCCGTAATTAACCTTGATTCGCTAGGCAACGGAGCGCCCCGGGATTTTCTCTTGTGGACACACCAGGCGGAGAATCCCCTAATTCCCTTAGTCACGAGGACAGGAGACCGTTTGGGGTTACGCTTTCGATCCCGGGTTTTATCCCCTGACACGCCTCATACCAGCGATCATCAACCATTCGGGGAACGAGGCATTCCTGCAGTGACTATCCTATCTCCGAATTGGTTGGAGAGAAACCATACTTTACGGGATACAAAGGATCAAATTAATATTAATAAATTGGAAAATGCAACAAAACTGGTAATCGGGGTTTTGGAAGAGTTGGCGTACTAA
- a CDS encoding DUF1858 domain-containing protein: MITKDMTIAEVLARSPQTAQVFLSYGMHCLDCPTARGESIEEAAEAHGINVDELLNQLNRLAIH; this comes from the coding sequence ATGATTACGAAAGATATGACCATTGCAGAAGTTCTTGCAAGAAGTCCCCAGACAGCCCAGGTTTTTCTCTCCTACGGGATGCATTGTTTAGATTGTCCGACGGCTCGGGGTGAGAGTATTGAAGAAGCAGCAGAAGCGCATGGAATCAATGTGGACGAACTTCTGAACCAATTGAATAGATTGGCCATCCACTAG
- a CDS encoding MBL fold metallo-hydrolase, which yields MLVKCLAVGPMLANCYLVWCEETKDALVIDPGGEGERILAEIKREQLQVKYIVNTHGHVDHIAANHKVKEGTGAKILVHAEDAPLLTSPNFNLSIYVGTPVKGPAADMLLCEGEEIVVGKQVRLSVLHTPGHTRGGICLNAGEAIFTGDTLFAGSIGRTDFPGGSYQDLLNSIKTKILINDDHVLLYPGHGPTSTVGDERKSNPFLL from the coding sequence ATGCTCGTGAAATGCCTCGCGGTTGGTCCCATGCTTGCCAACTGCTATCTTGTCTGGTGCGAAGAGACAAAGGATGCCCTGGTGATTGATCCGGGCGGAGAAGGAGAAAGGATTTTAGCAGAAATCAAAAGAGAACAACTCCAAGTAAAGTACATTGTGAATACGCACGGGCATGTTGACCATATTGCGGCCAACCATAAGGTGAAAGAGGGGACTGGCGCAAAGATTCTCGTGCACGCCGAGGATGCCCCCCTCCTGACCAGCCCCAATTTTAATCTTTCCATTTATGTGGGGACTCCGGTTAAGGGCCCTGCCGCCGATATGTTGTTGTGTGAAGGGGAAGAGATTGTTGTCGGAAAACAGGTCAGATTAAGCGTTCTCCATACCCCTGGCCATACCCGGGGAGGCATTTGTTTAAACGCCGGGGAGGCGATTTTCACCGGAGATACTTTATTTGCAGGCTCCATCGGGAGAACTGATTTTCCGGGTGGCTCCTACCAGGACCTTTTAAACTCCATTAAGACCAAAATTCTGATAAATGATGATCATGTTTTGCTTTACCCCGGACATGGGCCAACTTCAACTGTTGGCGATGAACGAAAAAGCAACCCCTTTCTGCTTTAA
- a CDS encoding radical SAM protein has protein sequence MNPEPRYLQAYRLNQLSRKIEEGYERLAACDLCPHHCGVNRLKQETGFCRSGSQVVLSSYAPHFGEEQPLVGTNGSGTIFFTFCNMRCIYCQNYEISWLGTGRRTTPEELAEIMLELQQCYRCHNINLVTPAHFVPHILAALELAIKQGLKIPLVYNCGGYEDLKTLKLLDGIIDIYMPDFKYSDPEIAQKYSGVRAYPQIARLAIQEMYRQVGDLVLNAQGVAVQGMIVRHLVLPGGLAGTEGCMKYLATISGEIFINIMSQYRPENLAHQFPPLNRRITREEYREALDLARRYGLKVRYRL, from the coding sequence GTGAACCCAGAACCCCGTTACCTTCAAGCTTACCGTTTAAACCAGCTTTCCAGGAAAATCGAAGAAGGTTACGAGCGCCTTGCCGCATGCGACCTTTGCCCGCACCATTGCGGCGTTAACAGATTAAAACAAGAAACAGGATTTTGTCGTTCGGGAAGCCAGGTTGTGTTATCCAGTTACGCGCCCCATTTCGGGGAAGAACAGCCTCTTGTGGGTACAAATGGTTCGGGTACAATTTTTTTTACTTTTTGCAACATGAGATGTATCTACTGCCAGAATTATGAAATAAGTTGGTTAGGTACCGGCCGGCGCACTACCCCTGAAGAGCTTGCAGAAATTATGCTGGAACTTCAACAATGCTACCGCTGCCACAATATCAACCTCGTCACGCCTGCTCACTTTGTGCCCCACATCCTCGCCGCTTTAGAGCTTGCCATCAAGCAGGGGCTTAAGATCCCCCTCGTTTACAACTGTGGGGGGTATGAAGATTTAAAAACCTTAAAACTTCTCGACGGCATCATTGATATTTACATGCCCGATTTTAAATACAGCGACCCGGAGATTGCCCAAAAATATTCAGGTGTCCGCGCTTATCCCCAAATTGCGCGTCTTGCAATTCAGGAAATGTACCGCCAGGTGGGAGATCTGGTTTTAAACGCGCAGGGGGTTGCCGTGCAGGGGATGATTGTCCGGCATCTCGTTCTTCCCGGGGGACTGGCCGGTACCGAAGGTTGTATGAAATACCTGGCTACAATTTCCGGTGAGATATTCATCAACATAATGAGCCAGTACCGCCCGGAAAACCTCGCCCACCAGTTTCCTCCCTTGAATCGCCGCATCACCCGAGAAGAATATCGAGAGGCGCTGGATCTTGCCCGCCGGTACGGGCTGAAGGTACGCTATAGATTATAG